One stretch of Bacteroidia bacterium DNA includes these proteins:
- a CDS encoding biopolymer transporter ExbD, with product MSLKRKSKISTEFSMSSMTDIVFLLLIFFILTSSVVREPVLRVLLPKANPDKKLTTKSIKVAVTDDGRYSVDDKILSYDNLPSAIQAALSSNPEAVVAVYGDKRVQYERVMELVKMADDMGAKVVLALEKDTKK from the coding sequence ATGTCCTTAAAGAGAAAATCAAAAATCAGTACAGAATTCAGTATGTCGTCCATGACGGATATTGTATTCTTGTTGCTCATTTTCTTTATTTTGACTTCTTCGGTTGTTCGCGAACCAGTACTGAGAGTGTTGCTGCCCAAAGCAAATCCAGATAAAAAATTGACAACTAAAAGTATTAAAGTAGCTGTTACTGATGATGGCAGGTATTCAGTGGATGATAAAATTTTATCTTATGACAATTTACCTTCTGCCATACAAGCAGCATTAAGCAGTAACCCTGAAGCGGTTGTTGCTGTCTATGGTGATAAACGAGTGCAATACGAGAGAGTAATGGAATTGGTGAAAATGGCGGATGATATGGGAGCAAAAGTTGTACTTGCATTGGAAAAGGATACGAAAAAGTAG
- a CDS encoding fasciclin domain-containing protein, which yields MKKTINLCIAFAIFAFVLASCSSNTNTSNKESNASQTSSQPIQGQSAVVDDQSANDIVKVAASSKDHTTLVAAIKAVNYLDVLSNAGPFTVFAPTNAAFDALPAGTLDNLLKPENSDQLIDILEYHVTTSSLKIESFKDGQNVGMVNGGNAKMTVKDNKVQINGANIITSIPATNGMIHVIDAVLLPPNQ from the coding sequence ATGAAAAAGACAATTAATTTATGTATTGCATTTGCAATCTTCGCTTTTGTGTTAGCCTCTTGTAGCTCAAACACCAATACAAGTAACAAAGAATCAAACGCATCACAAACCTCATCTCAACCTATTCAAGGACAATCCGCAGTTGTAGATGATCAATCTGCTAATGATATTGTCAAAGTAGCTGCTTCATCCAAAGACCATACAACATTGGTTGCAGCCATCAAGGCCGTGAACTATTTAGATGTTCTTTCAAATGCAGGTCCTTTTACTGTATTTGCTCCCACCAATGCTGCCTTTGACGCACTTCCTGCCGGCACTTTAGACAATCTTCTCAAACCGGAAAACAGCGACCAATTGATTGATATTCTTGAATACCATGTAACTACAAGTTCTTTGAAGATTGAAAGTTTTAAGGATGGTCAAAACGTTGGCATGGTAAACGGAGGCAATGCAAAAATGACTGTAAAAGATAACAAAGTGCAAATAAACGGTGCTAACATCATCACAAGCATTCCGGCAACAAATGGGATGATTCATGTGATTGATGCTGTTTTATTACCGCCAAACCAATAA
- the rnhA gene encoding ribonuclease HI: MNKPEKTKLIVYTDGAARGNPGPGGYGAVLIYGDKQLEISEGFRNTTNNRMELMAVIEALKKLKRINMDIAVYTDSKYVCDAVNKGWLKSWIKTGFKDKKNVDLWKQFLELAQLHHISFHWVKGHDGNVYNERCDVLATTAADNYPTKIDIGYESGK, translated from the coding sequence ATGAATAAGCCAGAAAAGACCAAACTTATTGTTTATACCGATGGTGCTGCGCGAGGCAATCCCGGACCCGGAGGATATGGCGCAGTATTAATTTATGGAGATAAACAGCTTGAAATTTCTGAAGGATTCCGAAATACTACCAATAATCGCATGGAATTAATGGCAGTGATTGAGGCACTTAAGAAACTCAAAAGAATTAATATGGATATTGCTGTTTATACAGATAGCAAATATGTGTGTGATGCTGTCAACAAAGGGTGGTTAAAATCATGGATTAAGACCGGTTTTAAAGACAAGAAGAATGTGGACTTGTGGAAGCAATTTTTAGAATTAGCGCAATTACACCACATTTCATTTCATTGGGTAAAAGGACATGATGGGAATGTTTATAATGAACGTTGCGATGTGTTGGCAACTACTGCTGCTGATAATTATCCAACAAAAATTGATATAGGGTATGAAAGTGGAAAATAA
- a CDS encoding dihydrofolate reductase — translation MIALIVAVGNHNEIGLNNQLLWHLPDDFKWFKKNTLGYPVVMGRKTFDSIGKALPGRLNVVISKTPQNYPNVEWADSIDNALSIASKENSKVFILGGESIFKALLPSADILYLTKVYHSFDADVFFPEINPQEWKLVYSQYHPKDEKHLYNFEFQILERIPHP, via the coding sequence GTGATAGCGTTAATTGTTGCAGTTGGGAATCATAATGAAATTGGATTAAATAACCAATTACTGTGGCATTTACCGGATGATTTCAAATGGTTTAAGAAGAATACATTAGGGTATCCGGTAGTGATGGGAAGAAAAACTTTTGACTCTATTGGCAAAGCCTTGCCGGGCAGGTTAAATGTTGTCATTAGCAAAACCCCGCAAAACTATCCCAATGTTGAATGGGCAGACAGTATTGACAATGCACTAAGTATTGCTTCAAAAGAAAATAGTAAGGTCTTTATTTTGGGTGGAGAATCTATTTTTAAAGCCTTGTTGCCGAGTGCTGACATACTTTATCTCACAAAGGTTTATCACAGTTTTGATGCCGATGTGTTTTTCCCTGAAATTAACCCTCAAGAGTGGAAATTAGTGTATTCTCAATATCACCCAAAAGATGAAAAGCATCTTTACAATTTTGAATTTCAAATTTTAGAACGTATTCCTCATCCCTAA
- a CDS encoding twin-arginine translocase TatA/TatE family subunit yields the protein MTLLFLGSIGGSEWIMIILAILLFFGGRKIPELMRGLGQGIREFNDAKNNVKKEINEGMKEKPKDKE from the coding sequence ATGACACTTTTATTTCTAGGTTCAATCGGAGGTTCAGAATGGATAATGATTATTCTTGCTATTCTCTTATTTTTCGGTGGTAGAAAAATCCCTGAACTTATGCGTGGTCTTGGTCAAGGAATCAGAGAATTCAATGACGCAAAGAATAACGTTAAGAAAGAGATTAACGAAGGCATGAAAGAAAAGCCAAAAGACAAAGAATAG
- the gatA gene encoding Asp-tRNA(Asn)/Glu-tRNA(Gln) amidotransferase subunit GatA gives MSDSNSLSEIRSSLFSGKTTCEALAQEYLHKIKQHADLNAFVKVFEDETLQQAKDLDLKIKTGKAGRLAGLFIGIKDNICYKNHPVSASSNILKGFESVYNATVVERLLAEDAIIIGSLNCDEFAMGASNENSVYGPVKNFADTTRVSGGSSGGPAVAVQAGMCHASLGSDTGGSIRQPASFCGLWGYKPSYGTVSRYGLIAYASSFDQIGPLTKSAEDLALIMEIISGKDNHDATMLEECSDCYLEQNQSGKKLSFAVLKECIENNSIDKEVKEYTLKVIELLRSQGHTINIIDFPLINFVVPCYYALSTAEASSNLSRFSGLLYGFRSKNSTDLDSMYKKSRSEGFGKEVKRRIMLGTYMLTSEKVDTFYTKALQVRRLIKTFTDNIFETNDFILTPTTTTPAFKIGEKDKDPLAMYLADIFTVHANLAGIPALSIPVANTQAGLPFGMQLMGPQGHDPELIKTGAAFFQTCKQI, from the coding sequence ATTTCGGATTCCAATTCCCTCTCGGAAATACGATCTTCCCTATTTTCCGGCAAAACGACTTGCGAAGCGTTAGCACAAGAGTATTTGCATAAAATTAAGCAACACGCAGATCTTAATGCCTTTGTAAAGGTATTTGAAGATGAAACACTACAACAAGCAAAAGATTTAGATTTAAAGATTAAAACAGGTAAAGCAGGACGTTTAGCAGGCTTATTTATTGGCATTAAAGACAATATCTGTTACAAAAATCATCCTGTTTCTGCTTCGTCAAATATCTTAAAAGGATTCGAATCTGTTTATAATGCAACAGTTGTCGAGCGCCTATTGGCAGAAGACGCAATCATTATAGGCAGTTTGAATTGTGATGAATTTGCTATGGGTGCATCAAACGAAAACTCAGTGTATGGTCCAGTCAAGAATTTTGCCGACACCACTCGTGTTTCAGGAGGCTCATCCGGAGGACCTGCTGTTGCAGTACAAGCGGGTATGTGTCATGCAAGTCTTGGCTCGGATACAGGAGGCTCTATTCGACAACCGGCTTCTTTTTGCGGACTGTGGGGCTACAAGCCTAGTTATGGCACTGTGTCACGATATGGCTTGATTGCGTATGCATCTTCATTTGACCAGATTGGTCCACTTACAAAATCCGCTGAAGACTTGGCATTGATAATGGAAATCATCTCCGGTAAAGACAACCATGATGCAACTATGTTAGAAGAATGTTCTGATTGTTACTTGGAGCAAAACCAATCCGGAAAAAAACTCTCTTTCGCTGTGCTGAAAGAATGTATTGAAAATAATTCTATTGATAAGGAAGTAAAAGAATACACTTTGAAGGTAATTGAATTGCTCAGAAGTCAAGGTCATACTATCAATATCATTGATTTCCCTTTGATTAACTTTGTAGTCCCTTGTTATTACGCCCTTTCTACAGCCGAAGCCAGTTCAAACTTGTCCCGGTTTAGCGGTTTGTTGTACGGTTTTAGAAGTAAAAACAGCACAGACCTAGATTCAATGTATAAGAAATCACGTTCAGAGGGGTTCGGTAAAGAAGTGAAGAGAAGAATCATGTTGGGCACTTATATGCTTACTTCTGAAAAAGTGGATACGTTTTATACTAAAGCTTTACAAGTACGCAGGCTTATTAAGACGTTTACTGATAACATCTTTGAAACCAATGATTTCATCCTAACGCCTACCACTACAACTCCTGCATTTAAAATCGGAGAGAAAGACAAAGACCCGCTGGCAATGTATTTGGCGGACATATTTACTGTGCATGCAAATTTAGCCGGCATCCCTGCCCTATCTATCCCGGTCGCTAATACTCAAGCAGGACTTCCTTTTGGAATGCAATTAATGGGACCTCAAGGTCATGATCCGGAGTTGATTAAGACCGGTGCTGCCTTTTTTCAAACCTGTAAACAAATCTAA
- a CDS encoding SAM-dependent methyltransferase has translation MNILNKKHPMSEKKFYLIPTLLGNDSAIKELTPFNKSILEVIVTIWVENEKPARAFLKACNLNRPIQDFDIRQIPKNDFNLLDMDEINNCFKSGTSVGFMSDAGLPCIADPGALLVNAALKSGYEIIPLVGASSLMLGLMGSGMNGQQFVFHGYLPVQPKELKKALKGMESEVLKSGYTQLFIETPYRNDKLLDSLIEHLAPQIRLCLASNLLQNDQQIQTRTIAEWSASSLQSAKFQRFSYWADNLQSVYHKQEN, from the coding sequence TTGAATATATTGAACAAGAAACATCCTATGTCTGAGAAAAAATTCTACTTAATTCCTACCTTGCTTGGCAATGACAGTGCTATCAAGGAACTTACACCATTTAACAAGTCCATTTTAGAAGTTATCGTAACCATTTGGGTAGAGAATGAAAAACCTGCTCGTGCTTTCTTAAAAGCCTGTAACCTCAACCGTCCTATTCAGGACTTTGATATAAGGCAAATTCCCAAAAATGATTTCAACTTGTTGGATATGGATGAAATCAACAACTGTTTCAAATCGGGTACATCTGTGGGTTTTATGTCAGATGCCGGACTACCTTGCATTGCAGACCCCGGAGCCCTACTGGTTAATGCCGCACTCAAATCAGGTTATGAGATTATCCCTCTGGTCGGTGCTTCTTCGCTTATGTTAGGGCTTATGGGCTCCGGTATGAACGGACAACAGTTTGTGTTTCATGGCTATTTACCGGTGCAACCCAAAGAATTAAAAAAAGCGCTGAAAGGCATGGAAAGCGAAGTGCTCAAATCAGGTTATACACAACTATTTATTGAAACTCCTTATAGAAATGACAAACTTCTTGACTCTTTAATAGAACATTTAGCACCACAGATTCGACTATGCTTGGCAAGTAATTTATTGCAAAATGACCAACAGATTCAAACACGCACAATCGCTGAATGGTCTGCATCTAGCCTACAATCGGCAAAATTCCAACGGTTTTCATATTGGGCAGATAATTTACAATCTGTGTATCATAAACAAGAAAACTGA
- a CDS encoding Mur ligase family protein, which yields MNNLKQEEFNQTVEYLFSKLPIFSRDGSKALKYSLENITKLSAALENPHEHFKSVHIAGTNGKGSVSHSVAAVLQANGYKTGLYTSPHLTDFRERMRVDGVMASQEFVVNFVKQHKTMIEELRPSFFEITQVIAFSWFAEQKIDVAVIETGLGGRLDSTNIICPQLSVITNISFDHTDILGDTLEKIATEKAGIIKNRVPVVIGRYQPDIHFIFENKAKQTNSRLYLSKDIVKEESNFEFQLKGNYQKENIKTILATIQILESDCGFEFKNENILYALTHVKELTGLRGRWDILGENPKIIADTGHNEDGLKFVVEQLMAERFSKLHFVIGMMQDKKRDKIWNILPLNATYYYCKPNVPRGLNEIELRKEGVEHGLNGNAYSSCHEALEQAIKMAANTDLIFIGGSTFVVAELIESPLLKRA from the coding sequence GTGAACAATCTTAAACAGGAAGAGTTTAACCAAACTGTTGAGTATCTGTTCTCAAAATTGCCGATTTTCTCTCGTGATGGAAGTAAAGCATTAAAATATTCGCTTGAAAATATAACTAAACTTTCAGCAGCGCTTGAAAATCCGCATGAGCACTTCAAATCGGTACATATTGCCGGTACAAACGGCAAAGGATCAGTTAGTCATTCAGTTGCAGCAGTTTTACAGGCTAATGGCTATAAAACAGGATTGTACACTTCGCCTCATCTAACCGACTTTAGAGAAAGAATGAGGGTTGATGGTGTAATGGCGTCACAAGAGTTTGTAGTGAATTTTGTAAAGCAGCACAAAACGATGATTGAAGAGCTGCGACCATCTTTTTTTGAGATTACGCAGGTAATCGCTTTTTCTTGGTTTGCCGAACAAAAAATCGATGTGGCAGTAATCGAGACAGGGCTTGGCGGCAGATTAGATTCAACCAATATTATTTGTCCGCAACTGTCCGTTATTACGAATATTTCTTTTGACCATACGGACATATTGGGTGATACACTTGAAAAAATAGCTACTGAGAAAGCCGGAATAATCAAAAACCGTGTCCCTGTAGTAATAGGCAGGTATCAACCGGATATTCATTTTATTTTTGAAAATAAAGCCAAACAAACCAACAGCAGATTGTATTTATCAAAGGATATTGTGAAAGAGGAAAGCAATTTTGAGTTTCAATTAAAAGGCAATTATCAAAAGGAAAATATCAAAACAATTTTAGCAACCATCCAAATCTTAGAGTCGGATTGCGGATTTGAATTTAAAAATGAAAATATTCTATATGCACTTACACATGTAAAAGAACTGACTGGGCTGAGAGGTAGGTGGGATATTTTGGGTGAGAACCCTAAAATTATTGCGGATACAGGTCATAACGAAGATGGACTTAAATTTGTGGTTGAACAGTTAATGGCAGAACGATTTTCCAAACTTCACTTTGTAATAGGAATGATGCAGGATAAAAAGAGAGATAAAATATGGAATATTTTACCCCTAAATGCAACCTATTATTATTGTAAACCTAATGTGCCGAGAGGGCTGAATGAAATTGAATTGAGAAAAGAAGGAGTGGAGCATGGATTAAACGGTAATGCATATTCGAGTTGCCATGAAGCATTAGAACAGGCAATAAAAATGGCAGCAAACACAGATTTGATTTTTATAGGAGGAAGTACATTTGTGGTTGCAGAGTTAATTGAGTCTCCATTATTAAAAAGAGCATAG
- a CDS encoding GSCFA domain-containing protein, with translation MKWVLPFDWDPQSNKRIESKSTLFFLGSCFAENIAEQVSLNRLNVTKNPFGILYNPISMAHVFAHCLNGSTLLKEDLFFHNNLWHSEMHHVAFSDTTQENTLQKINNEIINAAEQLNNSDFIFLTFGTAKVYKSKATGKIVGNCHKRPLSDFETSMLDVATIMNQWDNLITQCPDKEFYLSISPVRYVREGLIESNHSKAILRIAIQQLIAKHPNVYYFPAFELITDVLRDYRFYHSDLVHPNAQAIEFVYDFFHSKLFAEQTKQYVTEWRKIDAMFKHKALQPESPQWREFEIKRKNALESFNKKWH, from the coding sequence ATGAAATGGGTGCTGCCTTTCGACTGGGACCCTCAATCCAACAAAAGGATAGAATCCAAGAGTACTCTCTTTTTTCTCGGTTCTTGTTTTGCTGAAAATATTGCAGAACAAGTATCACTCAACAGATTAAATGTAACTAAGAATCCTTTTGGCATTTTATACAATCCAATCAGCATGGCACATGTTTTTGCCCATTGTCTTAATGGAAGCACACTGTTAAAAGAGGATTTGTTTTTTCACAATAATCTCTGGCATAGCGAAATGCATCATGTAGCATTTTCAGACACTACGCAAGAAAACACATTACAAAAAATCAACAACGAAATTATAAATGCCGCTGAACAACTGAACAATAGTGATTTTATATTTTTAACATTTGGGACAGCCAAAGTATATAAATCAAAGGCTACGGGTAAAATTGTAGGCAACTGCCATAAAAGACCTTTATCTGACTTTGAAACATCAATGTTAGATGTAGCAACCATTATGAACCAATGGGACAACCTAATCACTCAATGTCCAGACAAAGAATTTTACCTTAGCATAAGCCCTGTTAGGTATGTCAGAGAAGGATTAATAGAGTCAAATCATAGCAAAGCAATACTGAGAATAGCAATACAACAATTGATTGCTAAACATCCAAACGTATATTATTTCCCCGCGTTTGAACTGATTACAGATGTGTTAAGAGATTATCGGTTCTATCATTCAGACTTGGTACATCCCAATGCACAAGCAATTGAGTTCGTATATGATTTTTTTCACAGTAAATTGTTTGCTGAGCAAACCAAACAGTATGTTACTGAATGGAGAAAAATAGATGCCATGTTTAAACATAAAGCATTACAACCTGAATCACCTCAATGGCGAGAATTTGAAATAAAACGCAAAAATGCTTTAGAGAGTTTTAATAAGAAGTGGCATTAG
- the uvrC gene encoding excinuclease ABC subunit UvrC yields the protein MTSPALKDLIANIPHNPGVYKYYDEENKIIYIGKAKNLKKRVSSYFNKHHFENHKTKVLVSKIKRIEYVVVETEYDALLLENSLIKQYKPRYNINLKDDKSYPYIKITNERFPRVFPIRNPIDDGSKYFGPYSSVKMMNIMLDLIKELYPLRNCNLNLSEENIKKGKFRLCLEYYIGNCKGPCVGLQSENDYIQNIAQIELLLKGNLNEVKVHLKKQMHEAAKNLAFEDAHKYKMHLDIVEKFQAKSTIVPPTIQDVEVLSVVSDSNKGFVNYLRVTNGIITRARNLEIKKILNETDEDLLLAAFAEVRTLDIKHAPELILPMNLELKIAGVKITIPQRGDKKMLLDLSIKNAFYYKKERIKMAEILDPEQRMNRIMDTMRDDLRLTEQPRHIECFDNSNFQGTDAVSACVVFKDGKPSKSDYRHFLVKTVVGPNDFATMQEVITRRYKRLLEENQALPQLIIVDGGKGQLSSAVEALKALDLYGKIAVLGIAKRLEELYYPEDPIPLYLDKKSETLKIIQQMRDEAHRFGITHHRNRRSKTSLKSELDGIKGIGDKTKSALLQYFKSVENIKNAELKEIERQIGLQKAHIVHSFFHS from the coding sequence ATGACCTCACCTGCATTAAAAGATTTAATTGCAAACATCCCACACAATCCGGGTGTCTATAAATACTATGATGAGGAAAATAAAATCATTTACATTGGCAAAGCTAAGAACTTAAAGAAACGTGTTAGCAGCTACTTTAATAAACACCACTTTGAAAATCATAAAACCAAAGTTCTTGTATCAAAAATCAAACGTATTGAATATGTTGTTGTAGAAACTGAGTATGATGCTTTATTGCTCGAAAATTCATTAATCAAACAATACAAACCGCGCTACAACATTAATCTCAAGGACGACAAATCGTATCCTTATATTAAAATCACCAACGAGCGTTTTCCTCGCGTTTTTCCTATTAGAAATCCGATTGATGACGGTAGCAAATATTTTGGACCCTATTCTTCAGTAAAAATGATGAATATTATGCTCGACCTCATCAAGGAACTATATCCCTTACGTAACTGTAATTTGAACCTGAGCGAAGAGAATATCAAAAAAGGGAAATTCAGACTGTGTTTAGAATATTATATCGGCAACTGCAAAGGACCATGTGTTGGACTTCAATCGGAAAATGATTACATACAGAATATCGCCCAAATTGAGCTGCTGCTTAAAGGAAACCTCAATGAAGTGAAAGTGCATTTAAAGAAACAGATGCATGAGGCTGCCAAAAACTTAGCTTTTGAAGACGCTCATAAATACAAGATGCACTTGGATATTGTAGAAAAATTTCAAGCAAAGTCCACTATTGTTCCCCCTACCATCCAAGATGTAGAAGTGTTAAGCGTGGTTAGTGATTCTAACAAAGGTTTTGTAAACTATCTGAGGGTTACAAACGGAATTATTACACGAGCACGTAATTTGGAAATCAAGAAAATATTAAATGAAACAGACGAAGACCTTTTGCTTGCTGCATTTGCAGAAGTACGCACTCTTGATATCAAACATGCTCCTGAGTTAATTCTCCCTATGAATTTAGAACTAAAAATTGCCGGTGTAAAAATTACTATTCCTCAGCGCGGAGATAAAAAAATGCTGCTTGATTTGAGTATAAAGAATGCGTTCTATTACAAAAAAGAGCGTATTAAAATGGCTGAGATTCTCGACCCTGAACAACGCATGAATCGTATTATGGATACAATGCGAGATGACCTGCGTCTGACAGAACAACCCAGACACATTGAATGTTTTGACAATTCAAATTTTCAAGGAACTGATGCAGTATCTGCTTGCGTAGTATTTAAAGATGGTAAACCCTCAAAATCAGATTACAGGCATTTCTTAGTAAAAACTGTTGTGGGTCCTAATGACTTTGCAACAATGCAAGAGGTTATAACACGGAGATACAAAAGATTATTAGAAGAGAACCAAGCATTGCCTCAACTTATCATAGTCGATGGAGGGAAGGGACAATTAAGTTCTGCAGTTGAGGCATTAAAGGCTTTGGATTTATACGGGAAAATTGCCGTTTTGGGAATTGCAAAAAGATTAGAAGAACTCTATTATCCCGAAGACCCTATTCCACTTTATTTAGACAAGAAGTCCGAGACATTGAAAATCATTCAGCAAATGAGAGATGAAGCGCATCGTTTTGGCATTACCCATCACAGGAACAGGAGGAGTAAAACATCTCTTAAATCAGAACTTGACGGCATTAAAGGGATAGGCGATAAAACTAAATCTGCCTTGTTACAGTATTTTAAATCAGTAGAAAACATCAAAAATGCTGAGTTGAAAGAAATTGAACGCCAAATCGGATTACAAAAAGCACATATTGTACACTCCTTTTTTCATTCATAG